The following coding sequences lie in one Miscanthus floridulus cultivar M001 chromosome 9, ASM1932011v1, whole genome shotgun sequence genomic window:
- the LOC136483584 gene encoding uncharacterized protein → MYGCTLMSDGWTDKRGRHLINFLVNSPAGTYFLESVDASSEVHDAFMLADLLEAKIEESGEDKVVQVITDNGANYKAAGRILMERISTLYWSPCAAHCLDLMLEEIGNLKEFKKPIARAKRVTTFIYRHGRILSLMREKTGADLVRPAATRFATSFLTLKSLHKHRDALKALFVSEEWLGNKLAKTAAGQEVHNTVLSMEFWNSVEDCLRASAPLLIVLRVVDGDERPAMPEVAALMNHAKEKIKLSFATENKKTLLKNIIKIIEKRWVTQMDHPLYGAALYLNPGRLHSLIQANDDATVGQLRGCFLDVLGRMVEDEEIRSKIDAQSLDYEGLRGDAFSNKMAKQNLQNLNPLDWWRSYGGRAIELQRFARRIVSLCASSSGCERNWSTFEFMHTKKRNRLLHKRLNDIVFVSYNRKMKTRFQLRHEKKGKNFDPLVIEEFDWDNEWADSSYVHPQGARGCDNGDNVNGLTWELVDEAVGASSSLRGRNLPRNASSKRARNGQSRLAELEEDLGWANEEEEEEDPHDDADVSDCEQDPNGSNGGGENMEGPNILDEFDDGY, encoded by the exons ATGTATGGCTGCACACTTATGTCAGACGGCTGGACTGATAAGAGAGGCCGTCATTTGATCAACTTCCTTGTGAACAGCCCTGCAGGGACTTATTTCTTGGAGTCTGTTGATGCATCAAGTGAGGTACATGATGCATTTATGCTTGCTGATTTATTGGAGGCAAAGATTGAGGAGAGTGGGGAAGACAAGGTGGTTCAAGTTATCACTGATAATGGGGCTAATTACAAGGCAGCTGGTAGAATTCTAATGGAAAGGATTTCTACGCTGTATTGGAGCCCATGTGCTGCACACTGCTTGGATCTTATGCTGGAAGAGATAGGGAACTTGAAGGAATTTAAGAAGCCCATTGCAAGAGCCAAACGTGTCACAACTTTCATCTATAGGCATGGGAGAATTCTTAGTTTGATGAGAGAAAAGACAGGGGCTGATCTTGTGAGACCTGCAGCCACTCGATTTGCCACCTCTTTCCTCACTTTAAAAAGTTTGCACAAGCACAGAGATGCTTTGAAGGCTTTATTTGTTAGTGAAGAATGGTTGGGGAACAAATTGGCAAAAACTGCAGCCGGTCAAGAAGTGCACAACACTGTGCTCTCTATGGAATTTTGGAATTCAGTTGAAGATTGCCTTAGAGCTTCAGCACCTCTGCTTATTGTTCTTAGGGTGGTTGATGGTGATGAGAGGCCTGCAATGCCAGAGGTTGCAGCACTAATGAATCATGCAAAAGAGAAGATCAAGCTCAGCTTTGCTACTGAAAACAAGAAAACCTTGCTCAAGAATATCATTAAGATCATTGAGAAGCGTTGGGTCACACAAATGGACCATCCTTTGTATGGGGCTGCATTGTATTTGAACCCAGGAAGACTGCATTCTCTCATACAAGCTAATGATGATGCAACTGTTGGGCAGTTAAGAGGCTGTTTTCTTGATGTGCTTGGAAGAATGGTGGAGGATGAAGAAATTAGAAGCAAGATTGATGCTCAATCCTTGGACTATGAAGGCCTTAGAGGAGATGCATTCTCAAACAAAATGGCCAAGCAAAACCTACAGAATTTGAACCCTC TTGATTGGTGGCGTTCATATGGTGGTCGTGCTATTGAGCTTCAAAGGTTTGCTAGGCGCATTGTTAGTCTTTGTGCTTCATCCTCTGGTTGTGAGAGAAACTGGAGTACATTTGAGTTT ATGCATACAAAGAAAAGAAATAGGTTGTTGCATAAGCGATTAAATGACATTGTGTTTGTTTCCTACAACCGGAAGATGAAGACCAGGTTTCAGTTAAGGCATGAGAAAAAAGGGAAAAATTTTGATCCTTTGGTCATTGAGGAGTTTGATTGGGACAATGAGTGGGCTGACTCCTCCTATGTTCATCCTCAAGGTGCCCGTGGGTGTGACAATGGTGACAATGTTAATGGCCTTACATGGGAACTTGTGGATGAAGCTGTTGGTGCATCAAGCTCGCTGCGAGGCCGCAATCTTCCAAGGAATGCCAGCAGCAAGCGTGCAAGAAATGGACAGTCAAGGTTGGCTGAACTTGAAGAAGACTTAGGTTGGgccaatgaagaagaggaagaggaagatccaCATGACGATGCTGATGTGAGTGATTGTGAGCAGGATCCCAATGGCTCCAACGGTGGCGGCGAAAACATGGAGGGTCCAAACATCCTTGATGAGTTTGATGACGGATATTGA